The proteins below come from a single Oerskovia jenensis genomic window:
- a CDS encoding class II 3-deoxy-7-phosphoheptulonate synthase, which translates to MATTTGAEITQGLDAFRSLVAQQQPTWPDAAALADVSARLAASAPLVVPTEADSLRSRLAAAGRGEAFLLQGGDCAETFADANALRIRNKVRTILQMAVILTHGASMPVVKMGRLAGQYAKPRSSNDETRDGVTLPAYRGDMVNGHAFTPEDRVPDPERLMQAYRISSATLNVVRAFTGGGFADLRQVHEWNRGFMRNPAYARYESTAAEIDRAIRFMKACGVDFDALRTVEFFVSHEALILDYERSLTRIDSRSGDAYDTSGHFLWIGERTRQLDGAHVDFLSRVANPIGVKLGPTTAPDDALRLIDKLNPDAIPGRLTFITRMGAGRIRDALPALVEAVRESGAPVTWVTDPMHGNTITSDSGYKTRRLEDVLDEVRGFFEVHRALGTVPGGLHVELTGDDVTEVLGGSEEIDDAGLALRYETLVDPRLNHQQSLEMAFQVAEMLQAR; encoded by the coding sequence ATGGCGACCACGACCGGCGCGGAGATCACCCAGGGACTGGACGCGTTCCGTTCCCTCGTCGCGCAGCAGCAACCCACGTGGCCCGACGCCGCGGCCCTCGCGGACGTGTCCGCGCGGCTCGCGGCCTCCGCGCCGCTCGTGGTCCCCACCGAGGCCGACTCCCTGCGCTCGCGGCTCGCCGCCGCGGGCCGGGGCGAGGCCTTCCTCCTGCAGGGCGGCGACTGTGCCGAGACGTTCGCCGACGCGAACGCGCTGCGCATCCGCAACAAGGTCCGCACCATCCTGCAGATGGCCGTGATCCTCACGCACGGCGCGAGCATGCCCGTCGTCAAGATGGGCCGGCTCGCGGGCCAGTACGCCAAGCCGCGCAGCTCGAACGACGAGACGCGCGACGGCGTGACCCTGCCCGCCTACCGGGGCGACATGGTCAACGGGCACGCGTTCACGCCCGAGGACCGGGTCCCGGACCCCGAGCGGCTCATGCAGGCGTACCGGATCTCCTCGGCCACGCTCAACGTGGTCCGGGCGTTCACGGGAGGCGGGTTCGCGGACCTGCGTCAGGTGCACGAGTGGAACCGCGGCTTCATGCGCAACCCCGCGTACGCGCGCTACGAGAGCACGGCCGCGGAGATCGACCGCGCGATCCGCTTCATGAAGGCGTGCGGCGTCGACTTCGACGCGCTGCGCACAGTGGAGTTCTTCGTGAGCCACGAGGCGCTCATCCTCGACTACGAGCGCTCGCTCACGCGGATCGACTCGCGCTCGGGCGACGCGTACGACACCTCGGGCCACTTCTTGTGGATCGGGGAGCGCACGCGCCAGCTCGACGGCGCGCACGTCGACTTCCTGTCGCGTGTGGCGAACCCGATCGGGGTCAAGCTCGGGCCGACCACGGCCCCCGACGACGCCCTGCGCCTCATCGACAAGCTCAACCCGGACGCGATCCCGGGCCGTCTGACGTTCATCACGCGCATGGGCGCGGGCAGGATCCGCGACGCGCTGCCCGCGCTCGTGGAGGCCGTGCGGGAGTCCGGCGCCCCCGTCACGTGGGTCACGGACCCCATGCACGGCAACACCATCACCTCGGACAGCGGGTACAAGACGCGCCGCCTCGAGGACGTCCTGGACGAGGTGCGCGGCTTCTTCGAGGTCCACCGCGCGCTCGGCACGGTGCCCGGCGGGTTGCACGTCGAGCTCACGGGCGACGACGTGACCGAGGTCCTGGGCGGCAGCGAGGAGATCGACGACGCGGGCCTGGCCCTGCGCTACGAGACCCTCGTGGACCCGCGCCTGAACCACCAGCAGTCGCTCGAGATGGCCTTCCAGGTCGCGGAGATGCTCCAGGCCCGCTGA
- the pknB gene encoding Stk1 family PASTA domain-containing Ser/Thr kinase, with translation MATVTSDPFVGRLVDGRYHVVSKIARGGMATVYLAVDRRLDREVALKVMHPHLAEGTDGEEFVARFRREARAAARLAHPGVVAVFDQGVDGETSYLTMEYVPGTNLRHVLQDEGTLGVGRTLDLLEQILDALAAAHRKGLVHRDVKPENVLLDESGRVKVADFGLARAVSEGASTATSTILGTVAYLGPELIASGRCDARTDVYSVGVLAYEMLTGRHPFTGETPLQVAFQHVNSDVPAPSDLEPWIPAEVDVLVCALAARAPEDRPVDASAALALVRQTRQALDPAVLDRRSSTTSRAPSSTAPGAGSPDTAVLGVATAAAVVGARADGTATDAQHTLALDRTAVAAHGAGPGTSPGSDSDDDPLPRSGRRRRRGWWWGLAIVVLLAGALTGASWWFLSGPGAYTVVPGGLVGAPRAGAEQTLVAVDLRSKATEAYDDTFAAGTVISTEPEAGKKVRKDGEVHLLVSLGVKMIEIPTGLVGAPVEQATEALKDAGFTVGDPVDAYSDTVPAGTVMGVSEPEGSSVAHSTVPVLTVSQGPAPVTVPQVVGVEKDAALATLTGLGLDPSSTDDYSETVAAGLVISQSPENGTEGHRGDKVALVVSLGPPLVEIPNTYGRNVSEAEKMLKDAGFTVEIRHPQGISPLNIVYAQDPGGGAGKTAPKGSTIVINVF, from the coding sequence GTGGCAACTGTGACGTCTGATCCGTTCGTCGGCCGCCTGGTCGACGGGCGCTACCACGTCGTGTCCAAGATCGCCCGGGGCGGGATGGCGACCGTCTACCTGGCCGTGGACCGGCGTCTCGACCGCGAGGTCGCTCTCAAGGTCATGCACCCGCACCTCGCGGAGGGCACCGACGGCGAGGAGTTCGTCGCGCGCTTCCGCCGCGAGGCGCGCGCGGCCGCGCGCCTGGCCCACCCCGGCGTCGTCGCGGTCTTCGACCAGGGGGTCGACGGCGAGACCAGCTACCTGACGATGGAGTACGTGCCGGGCACGAACCTCCGCCACGTCCTGCAGGACGAGGGGACGCTCGGCGTGGGGCGCACGCTCGACCTGCTCGAGCAGATCCTGGACGCCCTCGCCGCGGCCCACCGCAAGGGCCTGGTCCACCGCGACGTCAAGCCGGAGAACGTGCTCCTCGACGAGTCGGGGCGGGTCAAGGTCGCGGACTTCGGCCTGGCCCGCGCCGTCAGCGAGGGCGCGTCGACCGCGACGAGCACCATCCTCGGCACCGTGGCCTACCTCGGGCCCGAGCTCATCGCGTCGGGCCGGTGCGACGCCCGTACCGACGTGTACTCGGTGGGCGTGCTCGCGTACGAGATGCTCACGGGTCGCCACCCCTTCACGGGCGAGACCCCCCTGCAGGTCGCGTTCCAGCACGTCAACTCGGACGTCCCGGCGCCGTCCGACCTCGAGCCGTGGATCCCCGCGGAGGTCGACGTGCTCGTGTGCGCCCTTGCCGCCCGGGCCCCCGAGGACCGGCCGGTCGACGCGTCGGCGGCCCTCGCGCTGGTGCGTCAGACGCGCCAGGCGCTCGACCCCGCCGTGCTCGACCGTCGCTCGTCGACCACGAGCAGGGCCCCGTCGAGCACGGCCCCCGGCGCGGGCTCGCCCGACACGGCCGTGCTCGGCGTCGCGACCGCAGCAGCCGTCGTCGGCGCGCGCGCGGACGGCACCGCCACGGACGCGCAGCACACGCTCGCGCTCGACCGTACGGCGGTCGCCGCGCACGGAGCCGGTCCCGGCACGAGTCCCGGCTCCGACTCCGACGACGATCCGCTCCCCCGCTCCGGCCGGCGACGTCGTCGCGGCTGGTGGTGGGGCCTCGCGATCGTGGTGCTGCTCGCGGGTGCCCTCACGGGCGCCTCGTGGTGGTTCCTCAGCGGTCCGGGAGCGTACACGGTCGTGCCCGGCGGCCTCGTCGGCGCGCCCCGGGCGGGGGCCGAGCAGACTCTCGTCGCGGTCGACCTGCGCAGCAAGGCCACGGAGGCCTACGACGACACCTTCGCCGCCGGGACGGTCATCTCGACCGAACCCGAGGCGGGCAAGAAGGTCCGCAAGGACGGCGAGGTGCACCTCCTGGTCTCGCTCGGCGTCAAGATGATCGAGATCCCGACGGGCCTCGTGGGCGCCCCCGTGGAGCAGGCCACCGAGGCGTTGAAGGACGCGGGCTTCACGGTGGGAGACCCGGTCGACGCGTACAGCGACACCGTCCCGGCCGGCACCGTCATGGGCGTGTCCGAGCCCGAGGGCAGCTCCGTGGCCCACTCGACCGTCCCCGTGCTGACCGTCTCGCAGGGCCCTGCCCCCGTGACGGTCCCGCAGGTCGTGGGCGTCGAGAAGGATGCCGCGCTCGCGACCCTCACCGGCCTCGGCCTGGACCCGAGCTCGACCGACGACTACTCCGAGACCGTGGCGGCGGGCCTGGTCATCAGCCAGTCCCCCGAGAACGGCACCGAGGGGCACCGCGGTGACAAGGTCGCGCTCGTGGTCTCGCTGGGCCCGCCGCTCGTCGAGATCCCCAACACCTACGGGCGCAACGTCTCCGAGGCCGAGAAGATGCTCAAGGACGCGGGGTTCACGGTGGAGATCCGCCACCCCCAGGGGATCAGCCCGCTCAACATCGTCTACGCGCAGGACCCGGGCGGCGGTGCGGGGAAGACCGCGCCCAAGGGGTCGACGATCGTCATCAACGTCTTCTGA
- a CDS encoding Rv2175c family DNA-binding protein yields MTDVTDLEPLVTEWLTLPDLAEVLGTDLTQARSIVQDRRVVGVKRGERASFQVPAAFVVPAHLANPANAKPAPENPDEGRQVVLMSLQGTIALLTDFGYSDVEILEWLFSHDEGLGTTPMAALRAGRKGEVRRVAQALL; encoded by the coding sequence GTGACTGACGTGACTGACCTCGAGCCGCTCGTGACCGAGTGGCTGACCCTTCCCGACCTCGCCGAGGTGCTCGGCACCGACCTGACCCAGGCCCGCAGCATCGTCCAGGACAGGCGTGTGGTCGGCGTCAAGCGCGGCGAGCGCGCCTCGTTCCAGGTGCCCGCTGCGTTCGTGGTCCCCGCGCACCTGGCCAACCCGGCCAACGCCAAGCCCGCCCCCGAGAACCCCGACGAGGGGCGCCAGGTCGTCCTCATGTCGCTCCAGGGCACGATCGCCCTGCTTACCGACTTCGGATACTCCGACGTCGAGATCCTCGAGTGGCTCTTCTCGCACGACGAAGGGCTCGGGACCACCCCCATGGCCGCCCTGCGCGCGGGGCGCAAGGGCGAGGTCCGGCGGGTGGCGCAGGCGCTGCTCTGA
- a CDS encoding polyprenyl synthetase family protein, with protein sequence MPADATAPAPALPVDRENLRPDVDAALRAFLDDQRDRLASLSADAAPLAEATAALLTGGKRLRAAFCYWSWRAHGGQVDDGRRDAAVRTGAALELFQAAALFHDDVMDNSDTRRGAPAAHRAFAARHREAGWSGSDVQYGSSSAILLGDLCLIASQAEIRAGLVGLPEDVALATRALFDDMQTEVTVGQYLDVLAQAVPWGTDLDADEARARAVIRSKSARYSVEHPLALGAAIAGAPAEALATVPTYGLPLGEAFQLRDDMLGVYGDPSVTGKPAGDDLREGKRTVLVSRALRTATPAQRALLLESLGNPDLDRDTVDALRGVLVETGAVDAVEQLITDLTDQAFAALDAADLASPGTEMVAELARAAVQRSA encoded by the coding sequence ATGCCTGCCGACGCCACCGCGCCCGCTCCCGCCCTGCCCGTCGACCGCGAGAACCTCCGCCCCGACGTCGACGCCGCGCTCCGCGCCTTCCTCGACGACCAACGGGACCGGCTCGCGTCCCTCAGCGCGGACGCCGCACCGCTCGCCGAGGCGACCGCGGCCCTCCTCACGGGCGGCAAGCGTCTGCGGGCCGCGTTCTGCTACTGGTCCTGGCGGGCCCATGGCGGCCAGGTCGACGACGGCAGGCGGGACGCGGCCGTCCGCACCGGCGCGGCGCTCGAGCTGTTCCAGGCCGCGGCGCTGTTCCACGACGACGTCATGGACAACTCGGACACGCGCCGCGGTGCCCCCGCGGCCCACCGGGCGTTCGCGGCCCGCCACCGCGAGGCCGGCTGGTCGGGCAGCGACGTGCAGTACGGCTCGTCGAGCGCGATCCTGCTCGGGGACCTGTGCCTCATCGCGAGCCAGGCCGAGATCCGCGCGGGGCTCGTCGGCCTGCCCGAGGACGTCGCGCTGGCCACCCGCGCGCTGTTCGACGACATGCAGACCGAGGTGACCGTCGGCCAGTACCTCGACGTGCTGGCCCAGGCCGTGCCGTGGGGCACGGACCTCGACGCCGACGAGGCCCGGGCGCGCGCGGTGATCCGCTCGAAGTCCGCCCGCTACAGCGTCGAGCACCCCCTTGCGCTCGGCGCTGCGATCGCCGGGGCCCCGGCCGAGGCGCTCGCCACCGTCCCGACGTACGGACTGCCGCTGGGTGAGGCGTTCCAGCTCCGCGACGACATGCTGGGCGTCTACGGCGACCCGTCGGTCACGGGCAAGCCCGCGGGCGACGACCTGCGTGAGGGCAAGCGCACGGTGCTCGTCTCACGAGCCCTGCGCACGGCGACCCCGGCGCAGCGCGCACTGCTCCTGGAGTCTCTCGGGAACCCCGACCTCGACCGGGACACCGTCGACGCCCTGCGCGGCGTGCTGGTCGAGACCGGAGCCGTGGACGCGGTCGAGCAGCTCATCACGGACCTCACGGACCAGGCCTTCGCCGCGCTCGACGCCGCCGACCTGGCATCGCCGGGCACCGAGATGGTCGCCGAGCTCGCACGCGCCGCGGTGCAGCGCTCGGCCTGA